CCTGACCAGCTGCTGCTAACAACgcttctggttctggttctggttgtgGCTGGTCCACAGCAGCCAGAGGAACACTTTCTACTGGTTTCAGGTCCATTTCCTTTGGTCTTTGAGGCGTCGATGTCAACACGTACAAGACTTTTGCTGGCTGTCCCAGAATTAGAGCCCTGCAGGATAAAACACATCCTTCAGGTTTACAGGAAGAATTTActgccctacagagtctaaATGTAGTAACTAGACatagggtaaaactgagaaaaactgctttaaaggtttttttatgcattttaactgGCCAGACAAATTGGTTTTatgtaggtcagtgatatgacacttatttctacatgtattgatgatgtcattttttatgctcaaaaatcatgacgatttatttgacctttgaccccaaaaacttgctgtaaaaggttctaatagtaatgataaacagagtgcagtaacatatatattacatatatcatattacatttagttttcagttaataaacattttcaaattgattttgttatctctattcaaagatgtgcatatattagacttaatattataaagtaatgttatattataatgttatatattaggtaattaaaatgagtcctgtcttcacaaaattaaaatactgattacataaatgcatcaatacaaataatgttataatatatctggaatatataaaacaaggggttcattctgcataacgagtacttttacttttgatacttcaagtacattttgatgctgatacttttgtacttttactttagtaagttttgaatgcagaacttttactgtagtggagtcatttcacagtgtggtattagtacttttactgcagtaaaggatctgaatacttcctccactgCTGCCTGTAATGTCATAAACACTTCAATGTAAGTGTAAGATTTCTGTTTGCTagatgtaatatatttcatattaattattgttTGGTCACATCATTGTGATTACAGCTCAGAAGATCAATACTACAGTATATTCTGAATGATAATACACATACTGGGTGTGTAGTGCACATTATGTCATTTCAGCATTTCTTCATCTACTttatagcaaaaaaaacatgcaattcaATCTAGTTGGagttaataaatataatttgtgtTGAGACAGATGAGATGTGATGAGGGAAGTAGTTTTACTCACACTCGGTCTTTGGCTTTGGTATCTGTTGGGTTAGAAAACAAGAGACAACCTGTTCAAGAAACATGTAACAGCAACAAGGAGCCATGAGTGAGAAGAAACAGAACGAACCTTTCTCCTGGATGACTTTGCATACGTGATTTGGTCGATCAGTGAGATGTTTGGTCATCAGGTCTCCTCCTGCTGCGTCCACCAGCAGGTCACAGTTCAGACACACCAGAGTGAATCTGGAGGAACAAAACAATCAGCAGATTTCAAACGGAAACACTTTGTATCTCATGTTGACTGCAGAATAAACTAGAGATGTTCTGATACAGTTTTTTCCTTCCCGATACTGATTctgatacttgtgctgtgggtatcggccgatacagAGTActgatccgataccagtatgttataaaaaacatATCATCCTACagctgcatgactgtgatatgattatcattgtggtaaggcctggctcaggttaaaccctttgtaaaacatgaataaatacagtagattcaagccatttattttttacatctatttttaaattagtgcaacagcaacttaaataaataaatctgggggtCCAGGGGCATACTCCcctggagaacatttttgccttaAATGCCTAATTAATCATCGCATATTTTAgaaaattattgtaaaggaggataagggttcttctatgttttatttaaggcatcctattttgacaatcttcttgtaaattctgtggtggtcatgtgctcttattttgaaaagctacatgtgtttgattttattttgagggcgggtctaacacgttcttaccgtaaagCCTTATGTcgtgttcaatttacactgaaagtcggaacttgaaAGTTGGAACTTGTAGCTCAGAACAACGTtggaaaattctgacattcgtgtagaccttgaacgcaccattagccgcaggactctctatgtgctgcaatgtaaataatcgaactaacggaacattaatcctcggTTTTACCGacgatgtttgtgtgtgtctgttgtctgTGTTACGTCATCAATTCCTCCTCGTCCCTCTAAAACATCTGCAGGTTGCAGCACAGCGCCACTGTtttaagagaagaagaagaacgcTCAACGGAGCGAACCAGTTAATAGATTACTACGGTAATTTAATTAATGACGTGGTATCagatcggtgcctggactccagtactcaaCGATACCCATGCAGCATTTTCGGCAGTATCGGAGCAACTTCTGATACCGGTATCGGAACAACTCTAGAATAAACTTTAAGAAGCGTACTTACTTTAACGCAGTTGAAGTTTTCTTGTGATCCATTttcaaaaatctgtttttggtTATGGTGCTATGAAAtctaacaaaagaagacaaagaaaTCTGTGTCAGGTAAACACACCAAAGTGGCACAAATACTAATTAAATGGAAAGTGTTGCTCACCTTATCATGTGATTCCCGATGGAGACTTTGCAACTTGTCCGATATTTGCAGGCGCCGCAGTTGGAAACCATCGGGAAGTGAGAGAAGAAGTCGTCGACCTCTGAGTTACACTCGATGCAGGTGAAGTTTCCTCCTTCGGCACTGAGagagaacaaaaacacagagatactcagtttgttttcatAGGAGAAGTCAGATTTAAGACACTGAAAAGGACAAATGATTAGAATTTTTGAAAACAATCTGAGTTTGTCTGTTACAGCACAACAAAGGACTTTATGTAAATTGCTGCTGAGAGTCTGAACTCTTCCATTACACCATGATATTATCTTACGTCTCATCTGCTTAAAAGCTGTTATCATCGGACCAAAACcagcattttgtttttgattactGAGCCCAATTAGCCAAATATCAcactcatttgtttttaaaaggaagaaATCCCAATCTATCTGCGATACACATTATTTTTAGCCAGCCTAATGAGGACTGTCTggaaaattaattgaaaatgcAATTAGCTACTTTGTGTATGGCTCGGCGTTAATAACGTCTATTAATCTGCTGTCACAAACAGCCAGGAGGGGGGGGGCTGTGGTAGCGGTCGGGGCGGGAGGGGGACCTGGATGATTCAGGGGACACAGAGACGGACCTGCTGGGGATCCTGGATTATTTAGTTCATGTGGTGGTTCAGGACACATGCATGTTCATGAGCCAAATTCACTCATACAATTATAAAAGCATGAATAGAAAGCTACAGAGGTCTGCTaaactcatttattttatatacaggtgcagctcaatacattagaatatgatagaagagtttatttatgtcagtaattccattcaaaaaggtgaaataacacattatatagatccattgcacacagaatgaaacatttcatgtcttcatttattgaatttcttctaattatgttTGATATGTAAATAATGGCCTCTGAAAactatgtccatctatatgactcaatacttggttgtgactgtttgacttgaactactggaaatggacttttcatcatattctaatttattgagatgcacaagtaagtaagtaagtaagtaagtaagtaagtaaataagtaattaagtaagtaattaagtaagtaagtaagtaagtaagtgagtaagtcagtcagtaagtaaataagtaattaagtaagtaagtaattaagtaaataagttagtaagtaagtaagtaagttagtaagtaagtaattaagttagttagtaagtaagttagtaagtaagtaagttattaagtaagttagtaagtaagtaagtaagtaagttagtaagtaagtaagttagtaagtaagttagtaagtaagtaagttagtaagtaagtaagttagtaagtaagttagtaagtaagttagtaagtaagtaagtaagttattaagtaagtaagttagtaagtaagtaagttagtaagtaagtaagtaagtaagtaagttattaagtaagttagtaagtaagtaagtaagttagtaagtaattaagtaagtaagttagttagtaagttagtaagtaagttagtaagtaagtaagaatggacttttccatcatattcccttttattgagatgcatctatATACATCCCCagactttttaaattttcaaaCTTGTAGCACTCAGCACCAACTGACGCCGAGTCTCTTCAGGTTCTATTTGAAATCAGTTTCAGAACTTTGAATAAAGGGATTTAACCCTTTGTTGACTACTGATCACCAACCTGAGATCCTTCAGCGCCAGGTTGTGTTTGGCTGCTCGGCCGTTCTGCTTCTTGTTCTGATTGGTCTTTCCTGCTCCAGAGCTGTTGGACCTGGACTTGGATACCGGGGAGTTGGATTGCTGGTTGAAGCTCAGTGTTCCTTGACCGACAATAAATTGCCGATCAGGGGGGCTGGGCAACGCGGGCGTCTTTCCTGAGAGGGAGGCTCGGATGGTCACctggaaacacagacacaaggtGCATTGCAATTCATTAAACTTGTATTTTATAGCATCATTCAGCATAGTTTTACCTAGTTTTgctatacatacataaatacatattgaCTGTTCTCAATGAACAGTTAAAaaggtctaaagcaggggtctcaaactcaaattacatggaggccgctggaggcagtatcaaaatgaccaaaaaaagacacaaaattgcaaaaaaagacacaaaatgacggaaaaacaataaattactttaaaaagacacaaaatgaccaaaaaaagacacaaagtgaccaaaaaagacacaaaatgacacaaaagacacataatgaccaaaaaatacacagaattacagaaaaaaacgaaattacttaaaaaagaaacaaaatgtcacaaaaagacacaaaactacaaaaaagacactaaattactctaaaaagacacaaaaggacaaaaaagacacaattactgaaaaaccattaaattactttaaaaacacacaaaaaaaacacaaaaaagacaaaattattttttaaaaagacccaaaatgacccaaaaagacccaaaatgacaaaaaaaagacccaaaattattttttttaaaagacaattatttaaaaaagacaaaaaattaccaaaaaaaggcatacatacataaacacatattGACCGTTCTCAATGAACAGTTAAAAaggtctaaaccaggggtctcaaactcaaaaaaaTACCTGGGGaacgctggaggcagtatcaaaatgaccaaaaaaagacacaaaatgactaaaaaacactaaatgactttaaaaagacacacaattatcaaaaaagatatgaaattatttttaaaaaagacataaaatgacccaaaaaaagacacgaaataatctaaaaaaaaagacaattatttcaaaaagaaacaaaattaccataaaaagtaattaaagggaccttccacacacaacacggtaaagtgccattcatataaaactcacattaaactttcatatcaaggtgggggccacaaaatatcgccacgagggccacaattggcccgcgggccacgagtttgagccCCCTGGTCTAAACTAAATGTTGTATTGATGTTGCTGAGTCAGAATCAGACCTTTGTTCCTGGAGGGAGACCTTCCAGAGCTTTAGGTTTCCTGAAAGTCTTGTGGACGTGAGTCTTGTGCTCCACTTTCTCCTTGTAGGTGAGAAAATTCAGTCTGCATTTCCCACAGCGATGGATCCCTTTTttctgaaacagaaaaaaaacattgtagtgcagaaacacaaaaacatgattaataagTGGCGCGACCGGAGGCTAATggctgaaatgtttcatttggaATCACTGAAAGAATATAACGAGTATGAAAGAAACTACTTTCATTGCTATTAATAGGGCAGCAATTAATTTAGTTTGGTTCCAACTCTAACCGCATTTATTGCTCCTTCAGGGCAGCTGAAGAGAAACAGGTTTTATTGTCAGCCTGTTATGTATTACAGCAAGGTGCAAGGCAGACAAGCAAATCAATCCAAGCTTGGATTAGGAGCTAACGGAACAAACTAAAAAGTGTGTTCAAACTCTAGCAAACATACTTTTAGAGTGAGGAAACAGCTGAAAACAACATGTGGCTCAGAATGGTACCTGGTGTTTCATGTAGTGCTGCATGTACATGTGGCTACTTCTCAGGACTTTGAGACAGAAGGGACACAGCAGGTCTTTAGTGTTTTCATGGACACTTCGGAAATGTGTCTCCACGTCTGAGAAGAAAGACGAGCGGTAGTTGCAGACCTGCAGGATCAGAGAAACACAATTTTAATCATCagcaaatatttattattttatcattaaacCAAAACACAGCTCAGCAAagttgttaaagaaaaaaagttaaagaaaactaacgaaataacgaaaaccaGGATAGGtaagttaactgaaataaaaaccagtttaaaaaaatatatataaaaataaaaaataaaaaataactaactgaaactgtattttgttgttacaaaataactaaaattatagtgaaaatgtccttcgttttcgtctttgtcaactttttttttggttgatatgaaatctatttcatctatctggttttatgacttaataaacttattggggctgagatggatcagacaaaggaaataaaggaaacatttattgtgaccttattgaatctggcacccaacaaataccccattacaaaaaactaaaactaataaaaactaaactaaaactaagcattttcccaaaaataaaaactaaataaaacaagcaaactcactctaaaaactcattaaaactaactgaatttgaaaacaaaaattgactaaattaaaactaaaactaatgaaaaatccaaaactattataaccttggtctgaacACCGCGTTATACTGGTTATACTGGTTATACTGGTTATACTGGTTACAGACCTGGCAGACGTAGGGCATCTCTCCAGGCTTGTGGTTGTCCTTCATGTGTTCCAGGAGAACTTGCTCTGATTCAAACGCCAGCTCACAAATCTTACAATTggctgaaaaagaaagaaaatgacgtCACAAATGACCACAGAGTGTTGATGATGTCACGTCAGACTGAGCCCAATAACCAACGGTGTCATACTTGAGGACTCGATGGGACTGTGGGCGCTCTCGATGTGACACTGCAGCTGGAACGGGGTCATGTACTGCCGGTAACAATGCTGACAGGTGGTGTGGCTTTCCCAACTCTCACTGTTCTGCTTCTCCAGCTCCAGGTGGTGCTTCATGTGGTTCATGAACCTGCAAGAGAGCAGGAATGTCTttttctgctgctggaggaccAAACAATAACTAAAGACACAGTTTCAGGatattcaggaggtttttaccaggTCAtgaaaaaggggggggggggggggggattgagTTTccacatgcaatacattttgattaatttgcattttgacaacctctcctgtcctctcctctctgctctgtgtaaacagcctctcctgtcctctcctctcagctctgtgtaaacagcctctcctgtcctctcctctcagctctgtgtaaacagcctctcctgtcctctcctctctgctctgtgtaaacagcctctcctgtcctctcctctcagctctgtgtaaacagcatctcctgtcctctcctctcagctctgtgtaaacagcctctcctgtcctctcctctcagctctgtgtaaacagcctctcctgtcctctcccctcagctctgtgtaaatagcctctcctgtcctctcctctcagctctgtgtaaacagcctctcctgtccaccAGTACACTCCGGTCCTGAATGACCCACAGGCCTTCTCTCTAAAATAAACCGCCcaggtgattaaaaaaaaaaaaaaaactagggctgcaactaacgattattttcattatcgattaatctgtcgattatttaaacgatcaatcgattagttgtttggttaataaaaagttgaaaaatatcaatcagtgtttcccaaaccacaagatgacgtcctcaaatctcttgttttgtccacaaaccaaagagatattcagtttattgtcataaaggaacaaagaaaccagaaatattcacattgaagaagctgaaatcagagaatttggacttattgtctttaaaaaaaaactgctcaaaccaattattagattatcaaaatagttgacgattaatttaataaatgattatttttgcagctctaaaataaacaaagcagtTAACCTCAGTGTTTCTTTGGCGCAGAAAGGCTATTCACAGGGAACCATATAAAGatttaaattacatattattattactattattccaaatgttttgaataatttaaataaacaaagcaactttGTGTTTTGGACCCGACAAAACAATCAATATAAAGATGTCACACTGAGctctcttaaaaaaaataaattaaaaaaaatctaatgggcattttgtcaacatttatttgacattttatagactaaaaTATTGCCTAATTAACTTAGAAAATTACTGTAGCGATAAAGgagcaataaaaacataatagaaATAGAAGGAATAGAAACACTGCAGTTCTAAAATCAGAAAAATCTCTTAATTCACCAGAACAAAACATACAACATATTCATCACAACAATAACTGTGGGCTCATAATCTCCACATGCAGGAGATTTGCAGTAATTTGAggcatatttccatttttaaaaggagaaaatggacgcattaaaacaaaaccaaagtCAAGTAGTGGGGGAGGAATGAATATTCATGGCCTGTGAGCCTGCAGTGGTTGTGGTCGGGGTCCCAAAGGTTTTTAAAGATAAATGAAGTATTCTCTCTTTCTAAGCATGTGTAATGGCTGCTATAATATCAGCAATTACACAAAGATTTCTATTGTGCCTAATGATGTAGAGCTCGGCGGCTGCAGCCAGCTCGTCCTCGGCCGCCCCGACCACGCACGGCCCATTTTTCAGCCGACACTTTCTTGCTGCCTCAGCTCCCCTAATAGAAATGTTTCTGTGGGCGACCTTTGACCCCGACTGTGAGGGTGCGGctgcagtacaaatgtgtttcCCCATTAAAAGCAGCTTACAGAAGCTTTTTTTGCAATGCTCCGAAGCAAAGTTATTTAATCAAAGGAGCAGTTCTTACTAGCcgtcatttttcatctttagGCCCACGAGGGAAAACGGTGCGATACCGTCATCCATCTGAGAGGaaactgcagagagaaagacgTCCACGCCGTCTCTACCGTCAGACAGAAAGCTTTTCACTAAGGCCTTTAAGTCCCAGGCTGCATGTCGTTTTTGTGCTGCACCATGGGCTTCCTGCCAAGGTTATTATCGTTAActaaaaactaacgaaataacgaaaactagaattgaaaaaacattttccttaacccttaataggacactcactgaaatacttcaggtcaatttattgttcaatttagggggaccaaattatggaataccttttcccatctggcaaaggactccatctccctaaaatgtttcaaaagatgtctaaaagctcatttaactgctgttttaaaaattctaattcacacacaaatacacttttttaacatgttcatttttgtttttaattgtttttgttattgtcattataactgttttttctattgtcagtttattactttctaataactatgaaattttaggtggaggctttaaataaaccCATCTGgggtttcttcctctctctgcacTTCActttatttgttatctttgtcattttatgtaattctaactgtgcaaataaaagtaaaccTTAACCTAAAcctacttgcaaattccaaatttcaaccctagagaatattggaggatattacatactgccagaatgtgtaaaaaaaaataatattttgagaaaaaagttgacgagattaaagtggcaaatctacgagaaaaatgtgcagatttaaagtggtgaatctgcaaggaAAAAGTTGCTTTATTACCCAatttttttcccgtaaatctgcaactttttttgcgcatatttgccactttaaatctcttaaatctgcgattttttttctcgtagatttgccactttaatctagtaaatttgcaacttttttctcgaaatattaacccccaactaaccc
The Centropristis striata isolate RG_2023a ecotype Rhode Island chromosome 2, C.striata_1.0, whole genome shotgun sequence DNA segment above includes these coding regions:
- the znf280d gene encoding zinc finger protein 280C isoform X1, producing MSELFMECVEEELEPWQKQVPEVNLIDDEDDDDDDDDEPIFVGVLSNNQKEGKAKPAPPQREESVPKPEIKRPAPQPAIGASPIMLPLSVAGNAVNAAAPALTTVTPQPVIVNNQGFIVTSPQLANSSEFIASLGSQYPPGTSFTIVPAGQQQLFQQIASGAVIPGVVHRPQVQQISNNVVTLTNVQSPAVYSAQSRQLQLNRPNTQTLQTFSLPVKANINNGDQSSVKRGLPPQPIESAAKRVKLDSGLTKVVLPVENGVLKKKCPKCREEFVTTEALKFHIMICCAGMESIPPPVQNTANNKRIMLVSEFYYGCFEGDGKMRESHKPNTTFKCQSCLKVLKNNIRFMNHMKHHLELEKQNSESWESHTTCQHCYRQYMTPFQLQCHIESAHSPIESSTNCKICELAFESEQVLLEHMKDNHKPGEMPYVCQVCNYRSSFFSDVETHFRSVHENTKDLLCPFCLKVLRSSHMYMQHYMKHQKKGIHRCGKCRLNFLTYKEKVEHKTHVHKTFRKPKALEGLPPGTKVTIRASLSGKTPALPSPPDRQFIVGQGTLSFNQQSNSPVSKSRSNSSGAGKTNQNKKQNGRAAKHNLALKDLSAEGGNFTCIECNSEVDDFFSHFPMVSNCGACKYRTSCKVSIGNHMIRFHSTITKNRFLKMDHKKTSTALKFTLVCLNCDLLVDAAGGDLMTKHLTDRPNHVCKVIQEKDTKAKDRVALILGQPAKVLYVLTSTPQRPKEMDLKPVESVPLAAVDQPQPEPEPEALLAAAGQEQAPTGTRDGFSEGLVEPPPTLSSSCPPDGVLDVSEEPAEESESRETLPQQEKEQEPAKPE
- the znf280d gene encoding zinc finger protein 280C isoform X2; translated protein: MSELFMECVEEELEPWQKQVPEVNLIDDEDDDDDDDDEPIFVGVLSNNQKEGKAKPAPPQREESVPKPEIKRPAPQPAIGASPIMLPLSVAGNAVNAAAPALTTVTPQPVIVNNQGFIVTSPQLANSSEFIASLGSQYPPGTSFTIVPGLPGLFCLPAGQQQLFQQIASGAVIPGVVHRPQVQQISNNVVTLTNVQSPAVYSAQSRQLQLNRPNTQTLQTFSLPVKANINNGDQSSVKRGLPPQPIESAAKRVKLDSGLTKVVLPVENGVLKKKCPKCREEFVTTEALKFHIMICCAGMESIPPPVQNTANNKRIMLVSEFYYGCFEGDGKMRESHKPNTTFKCQSCLKVLKNNIRFMNHMKHHLELEKQNSESWESHTTCQHCYRQYMTPFQLQCHIESAHSPIESSTNCKICELAFESEQVLLEHMKDNHKPGEMPYVCQVCNYRSSFFSDVETHFRSVHENTKDLLCPFCLKVLRSSHMYMQHYMKHQKKGIHRCGKCRLNFLTYKEKVEHKTHVHKTFRKPKALEGLPPGTKVTIRASLSGKTPALPSPPDRQFIVGQGTLSFNQQSNSPVSKSRSNSSGAGKTNQNKKQNGRAAKHNLALKDLSAEGGNFTCIECNSEVDDFFSHFPMVSNCGACKYRTSCKVSIGNHMIRFHSTITKNRFLKMDHKKTSTALKFTLVCLNCDLLVDAAGGDLMTKHLTDRPNHVCKVIQEKDTKAKDRVALILGQPAKVLYVLTSTPQRPKEMDLKPVESVPLAAVDQPQPEPEPEALLAAAGQEQAPTGTRDGFSEGLVEPPPTLSSSCPPDGVLDVSEEPAEESESRETLPQQEKEQEPAKPE